A single genomic interval of Polaribacter vadi harbors:
- a CDS encoding sulfite exporter TauE/SafE family protein, translating to MILEPLFQYWHVIILFFTVAILYSSVGFGGGSSYLAILALTGIVFTQIRATSLLCNIVVVTGNVFLFYQQKIIDFKKITPLVLLSIPLAFLGGYLKISQQFFFILLGFTLLFAAITMWLSKRIISSDEKNNNVKPFKNASYGGIIGFISGMVGIGGGIFLAPLLHLTNWDTPKKIAATASFFILVNSIAGFIGQYSNPDFIIDWNLTSILLITVFIGGQIGSRISHKFLTPIQLKKATAILIAFVSTRILWNVLF from the coding sequence TTGATTCTTGAACCATTATTTCAATATTGGCACGTTATTATCCTTTTTTTTACGGTTGCCATTTTATATTCTTCTGTGGGTTTTGGAGGTGGTTCCAGTTATTTAGCCATTTTAGCTTTAACAGGAATCGTTTTTACACAAATTAGAGCAACTTCGTTACTTTGTAATATTGTTGTAGTTACTGGTAATGTATTTTTATTTTATCAGCAGAAAATAATCGATTTTAAAAAAATAACTCCTTTAGTATTATTGAGTATTCCTTTAGCTTTTTTAGGTGGATATTTAAAAATAAGTCAGCAATTTTTCTTTATTCTTTTAGGTTTTACACTTCTATTTGCAGCAATAACAATGTGGCTTTCTAAACGTATTATTTCTTCGGATGAAAAAAACAACAATGTAAAACCTTTCAAAAACGCAAGTTATGGAGGTATTATTGGTTTTATTTCTGGAATGGTTGGTATTGGAGGTGGTATTTTTTTAGCACCACTTTTACATCTTACAAATTGGGACACTCCTAAAAAAATTGCAGCAACTGCCAGTTTTTTTATTTTAGTAAATTCCATAGCTGGTTTTATTGGACAATATTCAAATCCTGATTTTATAATTGATTGGAATTTAACATCAATTTTATTAATTACCGTTTTTATTGGCGGACAAATTGGAAGCAGAATTAGTCATAAATTTTTAACTCCTATTCAGCTTAAAAAAGCAACTGCTATTTTAATTGCTTTTGTAAGTACTCGGATTTTATGGAATGTTCTTTTTTAA
- a CDS encoding TerC family protein — MLENIFTLLMLVLLQAVLGFDNLLYISLESKKAPEIKQKRVRKVGILVAIVLRIILLFLLVSIIDYFKEPFSFLTGGIDDIVNFAFNGHSIIVLLGGGFIIYTAIKEIWHMIGTPDLEHSEMVEARSKKTANAAIVSIVIMNLVFSFDSILAAIGLTSEIENSTTAFIIMAIAIVVSGLLMLFLADRVSAFLAKNKMYEVLGLFILFIVGIMLVTEGGHLAHIKIFGNEIVPMSKTTFYFVIVILIITDIVQGKYQKKLLAKK; from the coding sequence ATGTTAGAAAATATTTTCACCCTATTAATGTTAGTTTTATTACAAGCTGTTCTTGGTTTTGATAACTTACTGTACATATCCTTAGAATCTAAAAAAGCACCAGAAATTAAACAAAAAAGAGTTCGTAAAGTGGGTATTTTAGTTGCCATTGTTTTAAGAATTATTTTATTGTTTTTATTAGTTTCTATAATCGATTATTTTAAAGAACCTTTTTCATTTTTAACTGGTGGCATTGATGATATTGTAAATTTCGCTTTTAATGGTCATAGTATTATTGTACTTTTAGGAGGTGGATTTATAATTTACACAGCCATAAAAGAAATCTGGCACATGATTGGAACTCCAGATTTAGAGCATTCTGAAATGGTTGAAGCAAGAAGTAAAAAAACTGCAAATGCAGCTATTGTAAGCATTGTTATTATGAACTTAGTTTTTTCTTTCGATTCCATTTTGGCAGCTATTGGCTTAACTAGTGAAATTGAAAATTCTACAACCGCTTTTATTATTATGGCAATTGCTATTGTTGTAAGTGGTTTATTAATGTTGTTTTTAGCTGATAGAGTATCTGCGTTTTTAGCAAAAAATAAAATGTACGAAGTTTTGGGTTTATTTATTCTTTTTATAGTGGGTATTATGTTAGTTACAGAAGGTGGCCATTTAGCACACATAAAAATATTTGGAAATGAAATTGTACCAATGAGCAAAACAACGTTCTACTTTGTAATTGTTATTTTAATTATTACAGATATTGTGCAAGGAAAATATCAGAAAAAATTATTAGCGAAAAAATAA
- a CDS encoding sodium:solute symporter family protein gives MSIQVWTWILVGITFTIYIGIAIWTRAGSTKEFYVAGGGVSPLANGLATAADWMSAASFISMAGLISFDGYDGSVYLMGWTGGYVLLALLLAPYLRKFGKFTVPDFIGDRYYSNVARSVAVFCALLVSFTYVAGQMRGVGLVFSRFLQVDINTGVIIGMLIVLFYAVLGGMKGITYTQVAQYCVLIFAFMVPAIFISIQMTGNPIPQVGFGGADENGIYLLDKLDGLHKELGFAAYTSGSKSTLDVFLITAALMFGTAGLPHVIVRFFTVKKVADARKSAGWALLLIAILYTTAPAISLFSRTNLIETVSNKEYEKMPDWFGNWEETGLIQFDDKNKDGKIQYVADANKNELIVDKDIMVLANPEIAGLPNWVIALVAAGALAAALSTAAGLLLVISASVSHDLIKKMINPNITEKGELIAARLSAVVAVCVAGYFGINPPDFVAATVALAFGLAAASFFPAIILGIFDKRMNKEGAILGMVVGILLMLFYMLKFKFDWFGGGTKEDWWFGISPEGFGTVAMFVNFILSLIVSRFTAAPPEDVQEIVENIRIPSGAGEATH, from the coding sequence ATGAGTATTCAAGTTTGGACGTGGATTTTAGTAGGAATTACTTTTACAATTTATATAGGTATTGCAATTTGGACCAGAGCTGGATCAACAAAAGAATTTTATGTTGCAGGAGGTGGAGTTTCACCCTTAGCAAATGGTTTGGCAACTGCAGCAGATTGGATGTCTGCAGCATCTTTTATTTCTATGGCAGGTTTAATTTCCTTTGATGGTTATGATGGTTCTGTGTATTTAATGGGTTGGACAGGAGGCTACGTTTTGTTAGCTTTATTATTGGCTCCTTATTTAAGAAAATTCGGAAAATTTACAGTTCCAGATTTTATTGGAGATCGATATTACTCAAATGTAGCAAGAAGTGTCGCCGTTTTTTGTGCACTTTTAGTTTCATTTACCTATGTAGCTGGCCAAATGCGTGGAGTTGGGTTGGTTTTTTCTCGTTTTTTACAAGTAGATATCAATACTGGTGTTATTATAGGTATGTTAATTGTACTTTTTTATGCAGTTTTAGGAGGTATGAAAGGAATTACCTATACACAAGTTGCACAATATTGTGTGTTGATTTTTGCTTTTATGGTGCCAGCAATTTTTATATCTATCCAAATGACAGGAAATCCAATTCCTCAAGTAGGTTTTGGTGGTGCAGATGAAAATGGAATTTATTTATTAGATAAGTTAGATGGGTTACACAAAGAATTAGGGTTTGCAGCATATACATCAGGAAGTAAATCTACATTAGATGTTTTCTTAATTACAGCAGCTTTAATGTTTGGTACAGCAGGTTTGCCACATGTGATTGTGCGTTTTTTTACTGTTAAAAAAGTTGCTGATGCTCGGAAATCTGCTGGTTGGGCTTTGTTGTTAATTGCAATTTTATATACAACAGCTCCAGCAATTTCATTGTTTTCAAGAACTAATTTAATTGAAACTGTAAGTAATAAAGAATATGAAAAAATGCCAGATTGGTTTGGCAATTGGGAAGAAACAGGTTTAATACAGTTTGATGATAAAAATAAAGATGGAAAAATTCAATATGTTGCAGATGCTAATAAAAACGAATTAATTGTTGATAAAGATATTATGGTTTTGGCAAACCCTGAAATTGCAGGATTGCCAAATTGGGTAATTGCATTAGTTGCTGCAGGTGCTTTAGCTGCAGCTTTATCTACAGCAGCAGGTTTATTATTGGTGATCTCTGCATCAGTTTCTCACGATTTAATTAAGAAAATGATCAATCCAAACATCACAGAAAAAGGCGAATTAATTGCAGCAAGATTATCTGCAGTTGTTGCAGTTTGTGTGGCAGGTTATTTTGGAATTAATCCACCAGATTTTGTGGCAGCCACAGTTGCTTTAGCTTTTGGCTTGGCAGCAGCTTCTTTTTTTCCAGCAATAATATTGGGTATTTTTGATAAAAGAATGAATAAAGAAGGCGCTATTTTAGGAATGGTTGTCGGAATTTTATTAATGCTTTTTTATATGCTGAAATTCAAATTCGATTGGTTTGGAGGAGGTACAAAAGAAGATTGGTGGTTTGGAATTTCACCAGAAGGTTTTGGTACAGTTGCTATGTTTGTAAACTTTATACTTTCTTTAATTGTTTCTAGATTTACAGCTGCACCTCCAGAAGATGTGCAAGAAATTGTAGAAAATATTAGAATTCCAAGTGGAGCAGGAGAAGCTACTCATTAA
- a CDS encoding glycoside hydrolase family 9 protein yields the protein MKSIKSIKPYFYLLSFFCFSIINAQVENKKDSTHIFKINNLEYLEMRGANVMLAHDFYPESHQGGVGLIQNGIRVATNGDLRLEPTPGQWQPVPKVGKRLVDLDSQTISVKMQYPDDGKNGKGFNPIFYPNLDMKYTLKVTAEGESFKVTVDLEEPIPAEWVGKVGMNIELFPGYLFGKSYYMDNKFGIFTRQANGPGFYDSDKEFQLKPMAVGKELVISPEDNKQTLSIKNLKGNDLQLIDGRAKHSNGWFVVRSLVSAGATKNAIEWIITPNVVKEYTYKSVVQVSQVGYQTNQPKIAVIETDKNDVSSKEVSLLKVNEKGGFTEVLKEKSTLWGDFLRYRYYQFDFSKITESGMYVVKYNNEVTHAFQIAENVYDRHVWQPTLEYFLPVQMCHMRVNDRYKVWHGRCHLDDARMAPTNHNHFDGYIQGEETLTKYKSGEHVPGINVGGWHDAGDYDLRVESQASTVGGLSHIYELFDVKYDNTTINQQTKTVEMLQPDGVPDILQQIEHGALSVVGGYKSLGRFYRGIIVPHKRQYILLGDAVNHSDGDIYSKEINASDVDTLAIEKGLKGAPDDRWVFTEKNPMRELNAAADLAAASRSLRGYNDALADDCLTIAKEIWEITKPKFPVAKLSLAVELLKTTKDKKFAEFLIENTDDIEKGIDRTGWIVGPVLDLVANDNFKEKIRKSVKEYLKEVVKLGKETPYGMPYKPNIWGAGWGIQSFGVQQYYLHTCFPDIFPDTYMLNAMNFVLGVHPGVNTSSFASGVGSRSLMQAYGTTRGEHSHIPGGIGSGTALIRPDFPELLEWPFLWQQTEYVLGGGTTDYMHLILAANKLLKDKN from the coding sequence ATGAAATCAATTAAAAGTATAAAGCCATATTTCTACTTATTATCATTTTTTTGTTTCAGCATAATTAATGCTCAAGTTGAAAATAAAAAGGATTCAACACATATTTTTAAAATTAATAATTTAGAATATTTAGAAATGCGTGGAGCTAATGTGATGTTGGCACACGATTTTTATCCTGAAAGTCATCAAGGTGGAGTTGGATTAATTCAAAACGGAATTCGAGTTGCCACAAATGGAGATTTACGTTTAGAACCAACACCAGGTCAATGGCAACCTGTTCCTAAAGTTGGTAAACGATTAGTGGATTTAGATTCACAAACAATTAGTGTAAAAATGCAGTATCCAGATGATGGAAAAAACGGTAAAGGTTTTAACCCGATTTTTTATCCAAATTTGGATATGAAATATACCTTAAAAGTTACTGCAGAAGGAGAATCATTTAAAGTTACAGTAGATTTAGAAGAGCCAATTCCAGCAGAATGGGTTGGTAAAGTAGGTATGAATATAGAATTATTTCCTGGATATCTTTTTGGGAAGTCTTATTATATGGATAACAAATTCGGAATATTTACGCGTCAAGCAAATGGCCCAGGTTTTTATGATTCGGATAAAGAATTTCAGTTAAAACCAATGGCGGTTGGTAAAGAATTAGTTATTTCACCTGAAGATAATAAGCAGACTTTAAGCATCAAAAATCTAAAAGGAAATGACTTGCAATTGATTGATGGAAGAGCAAAACATAGTAATGGTTGGTTTGTAGTGCGATCGTTAGTGTCAGCAGGAGCAACAAAAAATGCAATAGAATGGATTATTACACCAAATGTTGTAAAAGAATATACTTATAAATCTGTAGTTCAGGTATCTCAAGTTGGTTATCAAACAAATCAACCTAAAATAGCAGTAATTGAAACTGATAAAAATGATGTTTCTAGTAAAGAAGTATCTCTATTAAAAGTAAATGAAAAAGGCGGATTTACTGAAGTCTTAAAAGAAAAATCAACACTTTGGGGAGATTTTTTAAGATATCGCTACTATCAATTTGATTTTTCTAAGATTACAGAATCAGGGATGTATGTAGTGAAATATAATAATGAAGTTACGCACGCTTTTCAAATTGCAGAAAATGTTTACGATCGTCATGTTTGGCAGCCAACATTAGAATATTTTTTACCAGTACAAATGTGCCATATGCGTGTAAATGATCGATATAAAGTATGGCATGGACGTTGTCATTTAGATGATGCAAGAATGGCGCCAACAAATCACAATCATTTTGATGGATATATACAAGGTGAAGAAACTTTAACCAAATACAAATCTGGAGAGCATGTTCCAGGAATTAATGTTGGAGGTTGGCATGATGCAGGTGATTATGATTTACGTGTAGAATCACAAGCTTCAACAGTTGGTGGCTTGTCTCATATTTATGAATTGTTTGATGTTAAATATGATAACACAACAATAAATCAACAAACAAAAACAGTTGAAATGTTACAACCTGATGGTGTACCAGATATTCTACAACAAATTGAACATGGAGCATTATCTGTTGTTGGTGGATATAAATCTTTAGGACGATTTTATAGAGGAATTATTGTACCACATAAAAGACAGTATATTTTGTTAGGTGATGCTGTTAATCATAGTGATGGCGATATTTATTCAAAAGAAATAAATGCATCTGATGTTGATACTTTAGCCATAGAAAAAGGATTAAAAGGCGCACCTGATGATCGTTGGGTATTTACAGAGAAAAATCCTATGAGAGAATTAAATGCAGCAGCAGATTTAGCAGCAGCTTCAAGAAGTTTAAGAGGCTATAATGATGCTTTAGCAGACGACTGTTTAACTATTGCAAAAGAAATTTGGGAGATTACAAAACCAAAATTTCCAGTAGCAAAACTTAGTTTAGCTGTTGAGCTATTAAAAACAACTAAGGATAAAAAATTTGCAGAATTTTTAATAGAAAATACAGATGATATTGAAAAAGGCATAGATAGAACAGGTTGGATAGTTGGCCCAGTTTTAGACTTAGTAGCAAATGATAATTTTAAAGAAAAAATAAGAAAATCAGTAAAAGAGTATTTAAAAGAAGTTGTAAAATTAGGAAAAGAAACACCTTATGGTATGCCATATAAACCCAATATTTGGGGAGCAGGTTGGGGGATACAAAGTTTTGGTGTACAGCAGTATTATTTACATACTTGTTTTCCAGATATATTTCCAGATACTTATATGCTAAATGCTATGAATTTTGTTTTAGGTGTTCATCCAGGAGTAAACACATCGTCATTTGCATCGGGTGTAGGTTCACGTTCATTAATGCAAGCTTATGGAACAACAAGAGGAGAACATTCACATATTCCAGGAGGTATTGGTTCTGGTACAGCTTTAATTCGTCCAGATTTCCCTGAGTTATTAGAATGGCCTTTTTTATGGCAGCAAACTGAATATGTTTTAGGGGGAGGAACAACAGATTATATGCATTTAATTTTAGCAGCAAATAAATTATTAAAAGATAAAAACTAA
- a CDS encoding ABC transporter ATP-binding protein, protein MQYLKESKTTKSKPKVTLKQAFKTIIWPRRGIVFVGLILIIIRSLAGFVLPLQSKVLLDEVVPNNDVNQLYTLILIVIGAILVQAITSFLLTKVLSIQAQYLISELRAQVQKKVLSLPISFFDSTKSGALVSRIMSDVEGVRNLIGTGLVQLIGGSFTAILTLIILLRMNVWMTLFTFVPLSIFGLIALKSFKYIRPIFRARGKINAEVKGRLTETLGGIRVIKAFNAEDQESKIFEEGVENIYQNVKKSMTATAIMTSSSTFLIGLATTGVMGIGGYYMMQGTLTFGDFIQFTFLLAFMVAPIVQMSNIGSQLTEALAGLDRTEELMNMTAEEDNKNRTIELEKIDGEIIFDDVSFAYEEGKSVLHNINFQVPAGSVTALVGSSGSGKSTIAGLSATFLNPKSGKITIDDQDMSKVKLSSYRKYLGVVLQDEFLFEGTIRANILFPRPNATEEELQNAVNAAYVNEFTDRFDKGLDTLIGERGVKLSGGQRQRLAIARAILADPKIIILDEATSSLDTESESLIQKSLSELVKDRTTIVIAHRLSTIKKADQILVIEAGKIAERGTHDELIEAKGRYFDLYTYQSKI, encoded by the coding sequence ATGCAATATTTAAAAGAATCAAAAACAACTAAATCAAAACCAAAAGTAACCTTAAAACAAGCTTTCAAGACCATTATTTGGCCAAGAAGAGGTATTGTTTTTGTAGGCTTAATCTTAATAATAATAAGAAGTTTAGCTGGTTTTGTTTTACCATTACAAAGTAAAGTTTTGTTAGATGAAGTTGTGCCTAATAACGATGTTAATCAACTATATACTTTAATCTTAATTGTAATTGGCGCAATTTTAGTACAAGCAATCACATCATTTTTGTTGACAAAAGTATTGAGCATTCAAGCACAATATTTAATATCAGAATTAAGAGCACAAGTACAAAAGAAAGTCTTGTCTCTACCCATCAGTTTTTTTGACAGCACAAAATCTGGAGCTTTAGTTTCTAGAATTATGAGCGATGTTGAAGGTGTAAGAAATTTAATTGGTACAGGTTTAGTGCAATTAATAGGAGGTTCATTTACAGCAATTTTAACCTTAATAATTTTGTTAAGAATGAATGTTTGGATGACGCTTTTTACATTTGTTCCTTTATCGATATTTGGATTAATTGCTTTAAAATCATTTAAATATATAAGACCAATATTTAGAGCTAGAGGAAAAATTAATGCAGAAGTTAAAGGACGTTTAACAGAAACTTTAGGTGGAATTAGGGTGATAAAAGCCTTTAATGCAGAAGATCAAGAAAGTAAAATATTCGAAGAAGGTGTAGAAAATATTTATCAGAATGTAAAAAAGAGCATGACTGCAACTGCTATAATGACGAGCTCATCTACTTTTTTAATTGGTTTGGCAACTACAGGAGTTATGGGAATTGGTGGTTATTATATGATGCAAGGAACGTTGACTTTTGGAGACTTTATTCAATTTACATTTCTACTAGCATTTATGGTGGCTCCAATTGTGCAAATGAGCAATATTGGAAGTCAGTTAACAGAGGCTTTGGCTGGTTTGGATAGAACTGAAGAGTTAATGAATATGACTGCTGAAGAAGATAATAAAAACAGGACAATTGAGTTAGAAAAAATTGATGGAGAAATTATTTTTGATGATGTTTCTTTTGCATATGAAGAGGGAAAATCAGTTTTACATAACATTAATTTTCAAGTTCCTGCAGGCTCTGTAACAGCTTTAGTTGGGAGTTCTGGTTCAGGGAAATCTACAATTGCAGGTTTATCAGCAACGTTTTTAAATCCGAAATCGGGAAAAATTACCATTGATGATCAAGATATGTCTAAAGTAAAATTATCTAGCTATCGTAAATATTTAGGCGTTGTTTTGCAAGATGAATTTTTGTTTGAAGGCACAATTAGAGCAAACATACTATTTCCAAGACCAAATGCCACAGAAGAGGAATTACAAAACGCAGTAAATGCTGCGTATGTAAATGAATTTACAGACAGATTTGATAAAGGTTTAGATACATTAATTGGAGAAAGAGGTGTGAAACTTTCTGGAGGACAAAGACAACGTTTGGCAATTGCAAGAGCAATTTTGGCAGATCCAAAAATCATCATTTTAGACGAAGCAACTTCTAGTTTAGATACCGAAAGTGAATCATTAATTCAAAAAAGTTTATCAGAATTAGTAAAAGATAGAACTACTATTGTAATTGCCCATAGATTAAGCACCATTAAAAAAGCGGATCAAATTTTGGTTATTGAAGCTGGTAAAATTGCAGAAAGAGGAACTCATGATGAACTAATTGAAGCTAAAGGAAGATATTTTGATTTGTATACCTATCAATCTAAGATTTAA
- a CDS encoding DUF4212 domain-containing protein: MDSLNKKKYWRENLKYLAILLTIWFLVSFVFGILLVDELNTIRLGGFKLGFWFAQQGAIYVFVVLIFVYIKLMNKLDKKFGFNEQ; this comes from the coding sequence ATGGATTCTTTGAATAAAAAAAAATACTGGAGAGAAAACCTCAAATATTTAGCAATTCTTTTAACTATTTGGTTTTTGGTGTCTTTTGTATTCGGAATATTATTGGTTGATGAACTAAACACGATTAGATTGGGTGGTTTTAAACTAGGCTTTTGGTTTGCACAACAAGGTGCAATCTACGTTTTTGTAGTGTTAATTTTTGTTTACATTAAATTGATGAACAAATTGGATAAAAAATTTGGTTTTAACGAACAATAA
- a CDS encoding AGE family epimerase/isomerase — protein MKKTVVFYFLIFATFLNCKQKTNLEKEENLSIKESALISKLEFEAKDNLLDKWYPLVLDSVDGGYFSDVTYDFKIGEHHTKMIVTQARHIWVNSKASLIYNDTLYREYAKHGFEFLKNKMWDTKNGGFYNFVEKNGTPILRRGQEKTAYGNAFAIYGLAAYYAASQNEEALEYAKKTFHWLEEHSHDNNLKGYFQTMNIDGSLLKRPENEPSTSDIGYKDQNSSIHLLEAFSELYKVWPDKLLKERLEELLLLIRDTIVTEKGYMNLFFLVDWTPVSFKNTSKENIQKHYYLNHVSFGHDIEIAYLLLEASHVLGRKIDTITLQKAKLLVDHTVKNGIDKKVGGLYDGGYYYQNEDTISIINDKKNWWAQTEALNSLLIMNHYFPNDEMNYKAEFDKLWEYTKTYFIDDEFGGWYEWGIDKTPESKTALKGHVWKSTYHNFRALINCIDTLKKFN, from the coding sequence ATGAAAAAAACAGTTGTTTTTTATTTTCTAATTTTTGCTACATTTTTAAATTGTAAACAAAAAACTAACCTAGAAAAAGAAGAAAATTTATCAATAAAAGAAAGCGCTTTAATATCAAAATTAGAGTTTGAGGCTAAAGATAATCTTCTTGATAAATGGTATCCTTTAGTTTTAGATTCAGTTGATGGTGGCTATTTTAGTGATGTAACTTATGATTTTAAAATTGGAGAACATCATACTAAAATGATTGTTACACAAGCTCGTCATATTTGGGTAAACTCTAAAGCTTCACTAATTTATAATGATACCCTTTATAGAGAATATGCAAAACACGGTTTTGAATTTTTAAAAAACAAAATGTGGGATACCAAAAATGGTGGATTTTATAATTTTGTAGAAAAAAATGGAACTCCTATTTTACGAAGAGGACAAGAAAAAACAGCATATGGAAATGCTTTTGCAATTTATGGTCTTGCAGCATATTATGCAGCATCACAAAACGAAGAAGCGCTAGAATATGCTAAAAAAACCTTTCATTGGTTAGAAGAACATAGCCATGATAATAATTTAAAAGGGTATTTTCAAACCATGAATATTGATGGAAGTCTTTTAAAAAGGCCAGAGAACGAACCATCTACTTCTGATATTGGTTACAAAGACCAAAACAGTTCTATACATTTATTAGAAGCTTTTTCTGAATTATATAAAGTTTGGCCAGATAAATTACTTAAAGAACGTTTAGAAGAATTATTACTTCTTATTAGAGATACAATTGTAACCGAAAAAGGGTATATGAATTTATTTTTCTTAGTTGATTGGACTCCAGTTTCTTTTAAAAACACATCAAAAGAAAACATACAAAAACATTATTATTTGAATCATGTGTCTTTTGGTCATGATATTGAAATTGCATATTTACTATTAGAAGCATCTCATGTATTAGGAAGAAAAATCGATACTATAACTTTACAAAAAGCAAAATTATTAGTAGACCATACTGTAAAAAATGGAATTGATAAAAAAGTTGGAGGTTTATATGATGGTGGTTATTATTATCAGAATGAAGATACAATTTCAATTATAAATGACAAAAAAAATTGGTGGGCGCAAACAGAAGCTTTAAATAGTTTGTTAATTATGAATCATTATTTTCCAAATGATGAAATGAACTACAAAGCAGAATTTGATAAACTTTGGGAATACACAAAAACTTATTTTATTGATGATGAATTTGGTGGTTGGTACGAATGGGGAATTGATAAAACACCAGAGTCTAAAACAGCTCTAAAAGGGCATGTTTGGAAAAGTACTTACCACAATTTTAGAGCTTTAATCAATTGTATAGACACCTTAAAAAAATTTAATTAG
- a CDS encoding DUF6503 family protein codes for MKKLILLLIAITVISCKNETKKESSKKEEIKETKKVKKEKFPEELGKVFQTHGGINAWRKAKVLSFNKGEEVHTSDLQSRKIVVNHSKYSLGFDGKEVWLSEDEKGTFKGNPNFYYNLYFYFYAMPFVLSDNGIVYEKVKAISFEGTDFPGYKISYEANVGSSPDDNYIIYYNPKTYQMEWLAYTVTFNSKEPSEKYKLIKYNKWENVNGLILPQEITWFKKDDAGNPTMPAKPATVFTLPLISEAKLADSFYEKPAN; via the coding sequence ATGAAAAAATTAATCTTATTATTAATTGCAATTACTGTAATTTCTTGTAAAAACGAAACTAAAAAAGAATCTTCTAAAAAAGAAGAAATTAAAGAAACTAAAAAAGTTAAAAAAGAGAAGTTTCCTGAGGAATTAGGTAAAGTTTTTCAAACTCATGGAGGAATAAATGCTTGGAGAAAAGCAAAAGTTTTATCTTTTAATAAAGGAGAAGAAGTACATACATCAGATTTACAGTCAAGAAAAATAGTTGTGAATCATTCAAAATATTCTTTAGGTTTTGATGGAAAAGAAGTTTGGTTAAGTGAAGATGAAAAAGGAACTTTTAAAGGAAATCCTAATTTTTATTATAACCTGTATTTCTACTTTTATGCAATGCCTTTTGTGTTGTCAGATAATGGAATTGTCTACGAAAAAGTAAAGGCAATTTCTTTTGAAGGAACTGATTTTCCTGGCTATAAAATCTCTTATGAGGCAAATGTTGGTAGTTCTCCTGATGATAATTATATCATTTATTACAATCCCAAAACTTACCAAATGGAATGGTTGGCGTACACTGTTACTTTTAATTCAAAAGAACCAAGTGAGAAATATAAACTAATTAAATATAACAAATGGGAAAATGTAAATGGGTTGATTTTACCTCAAGAAATTACTTGGTTTAAGAAAGATGATGCTGGAAACCCAACAATGCCTGCAAAACCAGCAACAGTATTTACTTTGCCTTTAATAAGTGAAGCAAAATTAGCAGATTCATTTTATGAGAAACCAGCTAATTAA